The proteins below come from a single Balaenoptera musculus isolate JJ_BM4_2016_0621 chromosome 1, mBalMus1.pri.v3, whole genome shotgun sequence genomic window:
- the LOC118884997 gene encoding uncharacterized protein LOC118884997 isoform X5, with product MDCLCSRWFPTQTLMLQISLVLEPIPHPQIQIYSSSNTSGWCNVSLECGTPGNTGNLTVTWLSQGLPRELEQRGTLGPARSSRNLSLSLPLSHFNSRLTCVVSNPADEKNATLHLEDICPQRGSLQSKWLWRGILLVVLTVSLVAGVWIWMRKKMQTGRGGSTLLPVVPGSAATPQVLLTVESANLQTAVANSHDPAYEEISFLRHPKKDREKGSCPSHNPECTLAIHTVYEKIRTSTEPQGDA from the exons agcccatcccccacccccagatccaGATTTATTCATCATCTAACacatcaggctggtgcaatgtcagtCTAGAGTGTGGGACACCAGGAAACACAGGGAACCTGACAGTGACCTGGCTGAGCCAGGGCCTCCCCAGGGAGCTGGAGCAGAGAGGGACGCTGGGGCCAGCCCGCAGCTCCCGGAACCTGAGCCTGAGCCTGCCCCTCAGCCACTTCAACAGCCGCCTCACCTGTGTGGTCAGCAACCCCGCGGATGAGAAGAACGCAACCTTACACCTGGAGGACATCTGTCCACAGAGGG GTTCTCTTCAGAGCAAATGGCTTTGGAGAGGCATCCTTCTTGTGGTTCTGACGGTGAGCCTAGTGGCTGGAGTGTGGATCTGGATGAGAAAGAAGATGCAGACTGGGAGAG GTGGGTCCACTCTCCTGCCAGTGGTGCCAGGCTCAGCAGCTACTCCCCAGGTCCTTCTCACAGTGGAATCCGCTAACCTTCAGACTGCTGTGGCCAACAGCCATGACCCTGCCTATGAAGAGATCAGCTTCCTGAGACACCCTAAG AAAGACAGGGAGAAGGGCAGCTGCCCTTCACATAACCCGGAGTGTACTTTGGCCATCCACACTGTCTACGAGAAGATCCGGACAAGTACAGAGCCCCAGGGGGACGCCTAG